TAAAATTGACGACCTGATCCAGTCGGGCATTGACCTGTCTTCGATCATTGCCCAGGCTGCAAACCCCCAAACGGGCCTTTTGCCACAGGTCCAGATCATCTACCTCGGCAATAGCCACGTTAAATCGATTTCGGACCTTGTCTTTAACACTCTTGACGACCTGGCGTTTTTCTTTCAAAGAATGAGATTCCGGGAGATAGAGGATCAATTCCAGGACGCCAATAACCATTCATAACCCCAGGGTCCAAGGTCCAAGGTTTAAGGTCCAAGGGGAAAAACCGTATACCCTATACCGTATACCTTGTACCATTATTACAATTCCGGCTTAACCTCTTCCAATATATACGACTCGATAATATCCCCCACCTTGAGATCATTATAATCTTCCAGCCTGATCCCGCATTCATAACCGGTCGCCACCTCTTTAACGTCATCCTTGATTCTTCTTAGAGAAGCTATCTTGCCGTCATAAACAACCACATGATCCCGCAACAGGCGGGCCTTGGCATTCCTTTCTATCTTGCCATCCACCACAAAACTCCCGGCGATGGATCCCACTTTGGGTACATGAAAGAGGTCCCGAATTTCAGCATGGCCGTGAACCACTTCTTTGAATACCGGCTCCAGCATACCCACCATGGCATCTTTGACATCTGAAACCAGTTGATAAATAATATCGTAAAATCGGACATCCACCTGTTCCTGTTCGGCCAGTTCCTGCCCTTTATGATTCGGACGGACATTAAAGCCGATAATAATGGCCTTGGAGGCCGAGGCCAGCAGGATATCGGTTTCCGTGATGGCCCCCGGGGAGCTGTGGATAACGTTGACCTTGATGGCCTGAGTACTCAATTTATGCAGGGCCTCGCTGATGGCTTCAATAGACCCCTGAACATCGGCTTTGAGGATAATGTTGAGTTCTTTTACCTGCCCCTCCTGGATTTGTTCATAGAGCTTTTCCAGGGTAACCTTACTGGTCTTGGAAAGTTCGGTCTCCCGCTTTTTCTGGAGACGGGATAAGGCGATCTGTTTGGCGGTTTTTTCATCTTCACAAGCAATAAATTCATCCCCGGCCAGGGGAACGCCGCTGAAACCATGGACCTCAACCGGTATTGAAGGCAGGGCCTGATCCTCCTTTTGCCCCCAATCATTATAAATGGCCCGCACTTTCCCAAACTGGATCCCGCAAACAAAGGGATCGCCTGTTTTTAAAACCCCTCCTTGAATAAGGACGGTTGCGATGGGCCCTCTTCCTTTATCCAACCGGGCCTCCACAATCCTTCCAACCGCCAATTTATTGGGATTGGCTTTTAACTCCAACACTTCGGCCTGTAATAGGATTAATTCCAGAAGACTGTCAACCCCTTGCCCGCTTTTGGCCGATACTTCGGCAAAAATCGTTTCTCCACCCCAATCCTCCGGCACCAGTCCATAATCGGCCAACTGCCTCTTGACCCGTTCCGGATTGGCATTGGGTTTGTCGATCTTGTTGATAGCCACGATAATCGGGACTCCGGCGGCCCGGGAATGGTCGATGGCCTCTTTGGTTTGCTGCATCATCCCATCATCGGCAGCCACCACCAGGATGACGATATCCGTTATCTGGGCCCCGCGAGCCCGCATGGCGGTAAAGGCTTCATGGCCCGGGGTATCCAGAAAAACGATCTCCCCCTTGTCCAAATGGACATGGTAGGCCCCCATGTGTTGGGTGATTCCACCGGCCTCTCCGGCCGTTACATTGGTTTTTCGAATAACATCCAATAAAGAGGTTTTGCCATGATCCACATGCCCCATAATGGTAACTACCGGCGGCCGGGAGAGGAGTTCTCCCGGGAGATCGGCATGAAGTTTCAGTATCTGGTCTTCCTCAAAGTGAACTTTTTCCGCTTCGTAGCCGAATTCGGCGGCCACCAGAGCAGCAGCATCATAATCAATGGATTGGTTTAAAGTGACCATAAGTCCTAATGTGATCATTTTCTTGATCAATTCTCCAGATTTAATACCCATTCTTTTGGCCAGTTCCCCCACATTGATGGCATCAGAAATCCTCAAGCGACGCTTGATGGCCTTGGGGGTGGTGATTTCCGTTTTCTTATATTTTTTAACCGGTACTTTCCCACCTTTACCGGCCTTGTAGGCCCGGGCTTCTTTTCCGGAATCATCATACAGATCGGCCCGCTCTAAAACCTCTCGTTTCCTTTTGAAAATTTTGGCCTTGGCTAATTCTTCCTCTAATGCGGCCTTGGAAATTTTAGGTTTCTTTTTAAGACCCGGCTTCTCTTTTTCGACCTCTTTTTCGACCTTCTTCCCATCGGTCTTTAAGGGCACGACAGGGGGTTTGGGGGGTTGAACCACTTTAACAACCGGTTCGGCCGGCCGGACCACCCGGGCCGGGGGCTCGGGCCGGCGAATGACTTTGGCCGGAAGGTCTTTAACAGGTCTTACCGGTTTAACCGGCAAAGGTTTTGGTGCAAGAACAGGTTTAGGGACGATCTCCTTTTCTCCTTCCTTTTTTTCTTCTTCGACCGGTAACGGCTGTTTCCCGGCAATTTTTTCGGCAGCGGGCTCCGGGGCCGGCTCGATGAGAGATTCCAGGACGGGGGCCGTCTTCTCCGCAAGCGGGGGTTCCGTAAGAGGAGGAGTTTCCGGAAGGGCTTCCATTTCCGGTTTTGCTTCCGGGACCGGTTCTTCTATTAAGGGTTCGGGGGCCGGTTCGACTTCAACAATTTTTTTCCGCCGGCGGATAACCGTCGATTTAATCCGTTGTTCCTCAACGACCAGAGACTTGGTCCCTTTCAAATGGCCTTTAATGAGAGAAATCTCTTCATCCGTGAGAGACGAAGAATGGCTTTTGATTTCCATGCCCATCTCACGAATAAGATCCACCAGGACCTTGTTATCCATTTGTAGTTCTTTAGCTAAATCATAGACTCTAACTTTGGCCATGTACCCCCCCTGCTGGCGGATTCGTTATAAAGTTATGCAATCCAGGGCCGATCTCCATATCACGGCCAAAGACCTTATGTCGACTCTTTAAAATCTTTAAGTTAGACAGACAGGCCTCTCTCCGGCACAGATACCATCCTCTCCCAGGCATGATTTGTTTGGGATCGACCTCTAAAATTTTTTTATCGAGAATGACCATCCTCAGCAATTCTTTTTTGTCCTTTTTCCTTCGGCAAACCCGACAGGTCCTTTGTCTGACTAAGAGGCTCATTCAGCCGGGACTTCTTCACTCTGGGAAGTTTCCCCGGATCCCGGCTCTTCAGGGATTATTTCTTCCGCGGGTTTTTGTTTATCAGCCTGAGATTCTTTAGGTTGTGTAATTTTCAGAAATTCGCTGGCGGCTTCCAGTAGCTTTTCGGCTTTTTTAGGGGTAATGCCCGAGATCTGAACCAGCTCATCGATGTTTGATTCAGCCACTTCCTTGGCCGATCCAAATCCCCCTTTATACAGAGAGTCGGCCGTGGCCTCCCCTACACCGGTTATCTGCAACAGGGATTGGTAGCCGTCCCGCATGGATTTGGTATATTTGGATTCACTCTTGACATCAATCCTCCAACCGGTCAAACGAGAAGCCAGACGGACATTTTGTCCCCTCTTCCCAATCGCCAGGGACAATTGTTCATCCGGTACCACCACTTCCATGGAGCGGTTTACCTCATCAATAATGACGCGAATAATCTCGGCCGGCGCCAGGGCATTACAGATAAATTTGGCGGGATCCGGATTCCAGGGGATGATATCAATCTTTTCTCCCTTAAGCTCCTGGACGACATATTGAACACGATTCCCCTTCATTCCCACACAGGCCCCGACCGGATCGACATCTTTGTCCTCGGAGGTGACGGCGATCTTTGAACGGCTCCCCGGTTCCCGGACGACATGGACGATCCGGACTATTTTTTGAGAAATTTCCGGTACTTCCATTTCAAAAAGGGCGGCCAGAAATTGTGGATGGGTTCTGGAAAGGATAATCTGAGGACCTTTGCTGATTTTTTTGACTTCCAGAACATAGGCCCGTATTCTATCCCCCTGTTTGTAGGTTTCGGTGGGGATCTGTTCGGGGATCGGTAAGATCGCTTCGGCCCGGCCCAGGTTGATAACGGCCGCCCCTTTGTCAAACCGCTGAATGATACCGTTGATCACTTCCCCTTTTCGATCTTTAAAATCGTCAAAGACGATATCCCTTTCGACGTCTTTCATCCGCTGTATAATGACCTGTTTGGCCGACTGGGCGGCAATCCGGCCGAAAGAACTGGTCTCCATCTTTATTCCCAGGCTATCCCCGACTTCGCACTCCGGATCCAGTTTTTGTCCTTCTTCGAAAGAAATCTGGGTATTAGGATCCTTGACCTTATCCACGACCTCCTTGAATTCAAAAACCTCGATCTCCCCCAAATCTTCATTGTAGTTGACCTCGATCTCTTTTTTCAGGCCCATTTTTTTCTTGGCCGCCGAGGCAATGGCTTCCACCAGAGTCGAAATAAGGACATCCTTGTTAATCCCTTTGTCCCTGCTGACCTGATCGATAACCCTTTTCAACTCTAAAGGAGGAATACTGGCCAACTCTTTTTCTTTTTTCTGAATCAAGCCCATAACCTTATGACTCCTTCAATTTTTAACCTTCAAAAACCAGCCGGGCCTTGGCAACAGAACCTACCGGGATCTCCCAAATTTTTTTAGGTTCGGCCAGACTCAGACAACTGGCCGCCTGGTAACTTAAAAGAATACCCTTAAAAAAGGTTTGTCCTTCAAGAGGGGCGTTCGTTGAAAGCTGAATCAATTTGCCGATACTGCGAAGAAAATCTTTTTCTTTTTTAAGAGGGCGGTCTAAGCCCGGAGAAGATACTTCCAGGATATAGGCATGAGGGATCAGGTCATCGACCTCCAACCGATCGCCTAATTGCCGGCTGATTTCCGCGCAGTCATCCAGGGTCACGCCCCCTGGTTTATCCATAAAAATCCGAAGCACCCAGCCCCTTCCTTCTTTCCTGAACTCCAGGTCGATCAGTTCCAGGCCCTCGGCTTTAAGAAGGGCCTCGACGATTGCTTCGACCTTATCCTGTTCTACTTTGGATATATTACCCATAACTCGTTTATTTCAAATGGATTTGCCGTTATCATGATCAAAAAAACCAAAAAAAAATGGGCCGAGGCCCACTTCTTTAAGCAGAAAAATAATTGATATCAGTTTCGCAAAAATCTTCAGAAAAATATCAACTTATCCGCTCTTCGAAGTTAAGGCCTTTTCCTTAGAAAACCTTCTAAAGACCAAAACCTACCTCAAAAAGGGAACTACGGCTTCAACAAGTTGAAGCGGGCCACGTTGGAGCGGGCAACGGGATTCGAACCCGCGACACCAAGCTTGGGAAGCTTGTACTCTACCAACTGAGCTATGCCCGCCTGACTTAAAATTTATAATATAAGGTAACTATTATTAAATGTCAATTTAATTTTTTTCCAAAATCCCCTGGTCCTACCCGATCCATTCCACGATGGTGGCTTCTCCCTGGCCAACCCCGACACAAAGCGTTGCCAAACCATAATAAGGACGCTTCTCCTGGGCGGCCCGGCGGCCCATTTCATGCACCAAAGTGGTTACGATGCGGCCCCCGCTGCATCCCAGTGGATGCCCCAGGGCAATAGCCCCTCCATTGACGTTGGTGATCTCCGGGCGGAAACCGAGCTCTTTCATAACGGCCAGAGATTGTATGGCAAAGGCCTCATTCAGTTCTATCAGGCCGATATCTTCCAGGTTCAACCCGGCCCGGGATAAGGCCTTGCGGACGGCCGGGACCGGGCCAAGACCCATAATCCGGGGCTCTACGCCGGCTGCGGCCGCAGACACGATTCGCGCCAGGGGTTTTAAGCCCAATTCCCTGGCCTTTTGGGCACTCATCAAGAGCACGGCGGCCGCCCCATCATTAATACCGGAGGAATTGCCGGCAGTCACGGTCCCACCGGTTCGAAAGGCCGGGCGTAGTTTCGCCATCACTTCCGGGGTCGTGTCGGCTCGAGGGTGTTCATCCCGTGAGACCAAAACGGGGTCCCCTTTTTTCTGCGGGATGGGCACGGGAACGATTTCTTCGGCGAATTTTCCGGACTCTATAGCGGCTACGGCCCGGCGATGACTCTCCAATGAAAATTGGTCTTGCTCTTCACGGGAAATGGTTTTGGTGAGGTCATAAATGTTTTCGGCCGTCTCCCCCATGGAATCCATGCCATACATTTCCTTCATCCTGGGGTTGGGGAAACGCCAGCCGATGGTGGTGTCCCACATGGTGGCATTACCGAAGGCCCATTCCGGGCTGGTCTTGGCCACGGCATAGGGGGCCCGGGTCATGCTTTCCACGCCGCCGGCCACATAAACGTCTCCTTCGCCGGCCTTTATGGCCCGGGCCGCCGCATTGATGGCCGAAAGCCCGGAGGCACAAAGCCGGTTAAAGGTGACGGCTCCGACCGATACCGGATAGCCGGCCAGTAATGTGGCCATACGGGCCACGTTTCGATTGTCTTCTCCGGCCTGGTTGGCACAACCCAGATAGACTTCCTCGATCAAGGCCGGGTCCACCTTGGCCCGCTTGACCACCTCGGCCAGTACCAGAGCCGCCAGGTTGTCCGGCCGAACAGCCTTTAAGATGCCACCATGGCGACCTATGGGGGTTCGTACCGCTTCTATAATTACCGCTTCAGTCATGAATCCAATCCTCCCTGTTTACGATTTGGTTATCCTAACCCGGTTCGGTTCTTCTAAGCTTGAGATAGAGAACGAATCCGGGAATCGTTGTATTATAGGTGAAAATCGGTCAGGTCGTCAAGTTAGAAAGAGGGCCCAAAAATTAAGACCCTCATAGACCGAAATTTCGAATATCTTTGGTTAGATTTTTGAAAGAACCTCTCCCGAAAGCAATATTTTTCTGCTATAGTAAAAACCTTATGAAAACTGAAAAAACCATATACGCCTGCCAGTCTTGCGGGTTTCAAAGTCCTAAGTGGCTGGGGCGCTGCCCGGATTGCGGAACCTGGAACAGCCTGTTGGAAGAAAGCTTCTCGCGAACAGGGTCAGCCCGGGGGTGGGGGGAGGGGCCTGGAGGGAAGTCCATCCCCCAACCCCTCAAGGAGGTCTCCAACCAGGGGGAAGACCGCTATCTGATCGGGATTGAGGAATTAGACCGGGTCCTCGGAGGTGGAGTGGTTCCCGGTTCGGCCGTTCTGGTCGGGGGTGATCCGGGTATAGGAAAATCCACCCTGATCCTTCAGGTTTTAGACCGGATGGCCAACCTGGGGCACAAATCACTGTATATATCCGGAGAAGAATCGGTCCAACAGATCAAGATGCGCGGGGAAAGGTTGGGGGCCGGTCAAAGTTTGGTCCTGGTCGTCTCCGAGACCTCCCTGGATACCATCATTAAGATCCTTAAAGACTTCCAGCCCCGATTTGTAGCCATAGATTCCATTCAGACCATTTATTCAGGGGATTTGAGTTCTGCCCCGGGCAGTGTCTCTCAGGTCCGGGAAGTGGCCGGAAGATTAATGATCTGGGCGAAAAAATCGAATACTGCCCTATTCCTGATCGGCCATGTCACCAAGGAAGGGGTCATCGCCGGTCCCAGGGTCCTGGAACACATGGTCGATACGGTCTTGTATTTTGAGGGGGAAAGAGGTCATGCCTTTCGTATCCTCCGGGCCGTCAAGAACCGTTTTGGCTCCACCAACGAAATCGGGGTCTTTGAAATGAAGGATTCGGGATTGGAAGAGGTAAAAGACCCTTCCCAACTGTTTCTCTCCGAAAGGCCTTTGAATGTTCCCGGATCGATAGTGGTACCCAGTCTGGAAGGGTCGCGGCCGATCCTGGTCGAAATTCAGGCCCTGGTCAGTCAGACCAATTTCGGGGTGCCCCGGAGGACGGCCATGGGGGTGGATTCCAACCGGGTTTCCCTCCTGGTGGCCGTATTGGAAAAAAAGGCCGGGCTGAATCTATTAAACCAGGATATCTTCTTGAATGTGGCCGGCGGTATTCGGATTGATGAACCGGCTGTTGACTTGGGGATCGCTGCCGCCCTGGCCGGCAGTTTCCTGGATCGACCTATTTCCGCAACAACGGTTCTCTTCGGTGAGGTGGGGTTAACCGGGGAGATTCGGGCGGTCAGCCAATCCTTACTGCGGGTCAAAGAGGCCCAAAAACTGGGGTTCACCCGTTGTCTCCTGCCGAAAAACAATTTTGAACAAATCCCCAGGAATCCCTCAATGGAACTGATCGGCATCGGCTCCCTCCAGGAATGCCTGGGGATACTTTTTTAGAAATCTGAAAATCTTCCCAACCTTCGCAGGGG
This window of the Deltaproteobacteria bacterium genome carries:
- a CDS encoding YlxR family protein, with the protein product MSLLVRQRTCRVCRRKKDKKELLRMVILDKKILEVDPKQIMPGRGWYLCRREACLSNLKILKSRHKVFGRDMEIGPGLHNFITNPPAGGVHGQS
- a CDS encoding acetyl-CoA C-acyltransferase, yielding MTEAVIIEAVRTPIGRHGGILKAVRPDNLAALVLAEVVKRAKVDPALIEEVYLGCANQAGEDNRNVARMATLLAGYPVSVGAVTFNRLCASGLSAINAAARAIKAGEGDVYVAGGVESMTRAPYAVAKTSPEWAFGNATMWDTTIGWRFPNPRMKEMYGMDSMGETAENIYDLTKTISREEQDQFSLESHRRAVAAIESGKFAEEIVPVPIPQKKGDPVLVSRDEHPRADTTPEVMAKLRPAFRTGGTVTAGNSSGINDGAAAVLLMSAQKARELGLKPLARIVSAAAAGVEPRIMGLGPVPAVRKALSRAGLNLEDIGLIELNEAFAIQSLAVMKELGFRPEITNVNGGAIALGHPLGCSGGRIVTTLVHEMGRRAAQEKRPYYGLATLCVGVGQGEATIVEWIG
- a CDS encoding ribosome maturation factor RimP is translated as MGNISKVEQDKVEAIVEALLKAEGLELIDLEFRKEGRGWVLRIFMDKPGGVTLDDCAEISRQLGDRLEVDDLIPHAYILEVSSPGLDRPLKKEKDFLRSIGKLIQLSTNAPLEGQTFFKGILLSYQAASCLSLAEPKKIWEIPVGSVAKARLVFEG
- the radA gene encoding DNA repair protein RadA; translated protein: MKTEKTIYACQSCGFQSPKWLGRCPDCGTWNSLLEESFSRTGSARGWGEGPGGKSIPQPLKEVSNQGEDRYLIGIEELDRVLGGGVVPGSAVLVGGDPGIGKSTLILQVLDRMANLGHKSLYISGEESVQQIKMRGERLGAGQSLVLVVSETSLDTIIKILKDFQPRFVAIDSIQTIYSGDLSSAPGSVSQVREVAGRLMIWAKKSNTALFLIGHVTKEGVIAGPRVLEHMVDTVLYFEGERGHAFRILRAVKNRFGSTNEIGVFEMKDSGLEEVKDPSQLFLSERPLNVPGSIVVPSLEGSRPILVEIQALVSQTNFGVPRRTAMGVDSNRVSLLVAVLEKKAGLNLLNQDIFLNVAGGIRIDEPAVDLGIAAALAGSFLDRPISATTVLFGEVGLTGEIRAVSQSLLRVKEAQKLGFTRCLLPKNNFEQIPRNPSMELIGIGSLQECLGILF
- the nusA gene encoding transcription termination/antitermination protein NusA, with amino-acid sequence MGLIQKKEKELASIPPLELKRVIDQVSRDKGINKDVLISTLVEAIASAAKKKMGLKKEIEVNYNEDLGEIEVFEFKEVVDKVKDPNTQISFEEGQKLDPECEVGDSLGIKMETSSFGRIAAQSAKQVIIQRMKDVERDIVFDDFKDRKGEVINGIIQRFDKGAAVINLGRAEAILPIPEQIPTETYKQGDRIRAYVLEVKKISKGPQIILSRTHPQFLAALFEMEVPEISQKIVRIVHVVREPGSRSKIAVTSEDKDVDPVGACVGMKGNRVQYVVQELKGEKIDIIPWNPDPAKFICNALAPAEIIRVIIDEVNRSMEVVVPDEQLSLAIGKRGQNVRLASRLTGWRIDVKSESKYTKSMRDGYQSLLQITGVGEATADSLYKGGFGSAKEVAESNIDELVQISGITPKKAEKLLEAASEFLKITQPKESQADKQKPAEEIIPEEPGSGETSQSEEVPAE
- the infB gene encoding translation initiation factor IF-2; protein product: MAKVRVYDLAKELQMDNKVLVDLIREMGMEIKSHSSSLTDEEISLIKGHLKGTKSLVVEEQRIKSTVIRRRKKIVEVEPAPEPLIEEPVPEAKPEMEALPETPPLTEPPLAEKTAPVLESLIEPAPEPAAEKIAGKQPLPVEEEKKEGEKEIVPKPVLAPKPLPVKPVRPVKDLPAKVIRRPEPPARVVRPAEPVVKVVQPPKPPVVPLKTDGKKVEKEVEKEKPGLKKKPKISKAALEEELAKAKIFKRKREVLERADLYDDSGKEARAYKAGKGGKVPVKKYKKTEITTPKAIKRRLRISDAINVGELAKRMGIKSGELIKKMITLGLMVTLNQSIDYDAAALVAAEFGYEAEKVHFEEDQILKLHADLPGELLSRPPVVTIMGHVDHGKTSLLDVIRKTNVTAGEAGGITQHMGAYHVHLDKGEIVFLDTPGHEAFTAMRARGAQITDIVILVVAADDGMMQQTKEAIDHSRAAGVPIIVAINKIDKPNANPERVKRQLADYGLVPEDWGGETIFAEVSAKSGQGVDSLLELILLQAEVLELKANPNKLAVGRIVEARLDKGRGPIATVLIQGGVLKTGDPFVCGIQFGKVRAIYNDWGQKEDQALPSIPVEVHGFSGVPLAGDEFIACEDEKTAKQIALSRLQKKRETELSKTSKVTLEKLYEQIQEGQVKELNIILKADVQGSIEAISEALHKLSTQAIKVNVIHSSPGAITETDILLASASKAIIIGFNVRPNHKGQELAEQEQVDVRFYDIIYQLVSDVKDAMVGMLEPVFKEVVHGHAEIRDLFHVPKVGSIAGSFVVDGKIERNAKARLLRDHVVVYDGKIASLRRIKDDVKEVATGYECGIRLEDYNDLKVGDIIESYILEEVKPEL
- a CDS encoding DUF503 domain-containing protein, producing the protein MVIGVLELILYLPESHSLKEKRQVVKSVKDKVRNRFNVAIAEVDDLDLWQKARLGVCSLGNDRRQVNARLDQVVNFIEGLQVAVDIDSQIELLDY